The Acidobacteriota bacterium genomic sequence CCGGTTGTGATTCGGGCCATGAGCCAGACGCTTCCACAACTCTTTGCCGAAGCCCGGATCCGAATCGGCCAAATCCAGGTCGTTCCAGCGGAATTGACGGTTGGTCCAGGCGCCTCGGGCCAGTTTACCGCGACATTGCCAGGCACGATTGCTGAACAACCGATCATCTGGAGCATCAACGGGGTTGAAGGCGGCAATGAAGCCATCGGCACCATAACCGATGCGGGGGTGTATACTGCCCCAAATGCGGTTGTGACTCAACTTATCACAGTTCGCGCCGCGAGTCGGCTGGCTCCCAACTTGTTTGGAGAAGCCCGCGTGCGGATGGGTACGATCTCGGTTTCCACATCCCAACCATTTGTTGAGCTGGGTGGAGGTTCGTTCAGTGCCCTGTGTACGGCCAATATTGAGGTTGGACCGGAGATCAACCGGGATGTCGAATGGAGCATTAACGGCGTGGTTGAAGGAAATAATTCATTAGGGACGATCATCCCCGTGCCAAATCGGAATTTCGTGGCCCACTATGACCCACCTGACCGGCTGCCGCCAGTACCGATTGTGATTCGGGCGACCCTCAAGGCGCAGCCTTCGATTTTTGGCGAAGCTGGCATCACGCTTGGGAAAATGACGCTGAGTCCAACGGCGGCGGTGCTGGGACCGGGATTGAAACAGAAATTCACCTCAGTCGTGACCCTGCTTTCAGACAACAAACAGGTGGTGTGGAGTGTCAACCAGCGGGTAGGCGGGTCATCGTCAACCGGGTTGATCAATACCGATGGAACCTACACGGCACCAAACCAACCATCAACAGCCCGAGTCCAGATAACGGCCACAAGCCTCGCCGTTCCACGGTTGACGAAGACCGCCGACGTCACACTGGTCGGAAGCATCCAGGTGAGCCCGGCTTCGGCGTCGCTGGTCACGGAGCAAACGGCTCAGTTCAACGCAGTGGTGCTGCCGCAAGGGACAGTGGATCAGGTCACCTGGAGCGTCAACGGAGCACCGGGAGGGAATGCAACAGTTGGAACCATCAGCGGGAGCGGGTTTTATACGGCTCCGGCGACTGTCCCGACCGGCGCCATCACCATTCGGGCGACCAGCACCGCTGTTCCGAGTGTGTTTGGCGAAGCCCGGGTCACCGTGACCGGGATCACCAATATCCAGGTATTTGTCTCGCCATCAAATGCGACGGTGACAGCGGGAGACAGCTTCCAGTTCAATGTGCAGGTGCTGCCGGGCAATGCCAACCAGCAGGTGACCTGGAGTGTCGATGGGATTCCAGGTGGAAATTCAAACGTGGGAACGATTTCCCCGACCGGGCTCTACACGGCGCCGACCACGGTTCCGTCAGGCGGGTTGTCGGTGACGGTACGTGCCACCAGCGTGGCCCAACCGACAGCTTTTTCGGACGCCACCGTGATTGTTCCTGACACTGGCTCT encodes the following:
- a CDS encoding IPT/TIG domain-containing protein; amino-acid sequence: MSWKLRHVKIILLVMVLGFLSVGGWAVSAWVRQQTGGTTRFVYDEKSQLRAVIAPNGDVAIYEYDPAGNITAIRRGSAAQPVILSFFAKEGIAGDKVTFVGTGFGPTVAENLVMFKDGKTAVIESASVTEIVAIVPEGTVTGEVTIQTPTQTLTTSEPFVIVPPVQVTPLPVVIDFREQVNFTARVRVQSSDRSVTWSVTTGTGSGNGTITQNGVYNAPRLFTDAISSVPIVVRATSKAFPTLFTEVPVTVGRVRVTPSEAILLPTEQLQLTASVFAVALPANNRKVTWLVNGILGGNPTVGTISAEGLYQAPALIPAEPVVIRAMSQTLPQLFAEARIRIGQIQVVPAELTVGPGASGQFTATLPGTIAEQPIIWSINGVEGGNEAIGTITDAGVYTAPNAVVTQLITVRAASRLAPNLFGEARVRMGTISVSTSQPFVELGGGSFSALCTANIEVGPEINRDVEWSINGVVEGNNSLGTIIPVPNRNFVAHYDPPDRLPPVPIVIRATLKAQPSIFGEAGITLGKMTLSPTAAVLGPGLKQKFTSVVTLLSDNKQVVWSVNQRVGGSSSTGLINTDGTYTAPNQPSTARVQITATSLAVPRLTKTADVTLVGSIQVSPASASLVTEQTAQFNAVVLPQGTVDQVTWSVNGAPGGNATVGTISGSGFYTAPATVPTGAITIRATSTAVPSVFGEARVTVTGITNIQVFVSPSNATVTAGDSFQFNVQVLPGNANQQVTWSVDGIPGGNSNVGTISPTGLYTAPTTVPSGGLSVTVRATSVAQPTAFSDATVIVPDTGS